The region CGCGACGTCCGTTTTGCGAAGCGCGACGAGGGTCTTTTCGACGCGCAGTTCGCCGAGCGCGCCCTCATCGTCGAATCCCGGAGTGTCAATAATCGAGACGGGTCCGATCGGCAAAAGTTCCATCGCCTTTCGGACGGGATCGGTCGTCGTCCCTTTGACTTCCGAAACGATGGAAAGATTCTGCCCCGTAACGGCGTTTACGAGGCTGGACTTCCCGACGTTTCTCCGCCCGAAAAACCCGATATGGACGCGCTCCGCGGTAACCGTTTCGTTTAAGCTCATACCCTTCTCCTTAAAATCTGAAATCCCTGTGATCGGAAGTCTTGATCTCTTGAATATGCTGTTCCGTAATCGCGCGGACTCTCTCTTTCGGAATGCGATCAAGCTCCCTTTCGATCATCTTATACCCGACTTCTTTCGTCTCCGCGGACGCATAATCTTCCAAGTATTCCGACAAGGTCATAAGCGCGTTCGGATGACAGCAATTCAAGATCTGTCCGCTTTTGCAAAGGCTCATAAAGCGGTCGCCCGTTCGTCCTTCTCGATAGCAAGCGGTGCAGAAAGAGGGAACGTGACCGTTTTCCATCAGCCAACGAACGACTTCGTCCAAAGAGCGTTGATCCGAGACGTCGAATTGCTCGGTATCGTGCGGGCGCTCGTCTGCGGAATAGCCCGCATAGCCGCCTACGCTCGTTCGCGAGCCGCCGCTGACCTGCGAGATCCCGAGACGGAGAAGACGGGAACGCACTTTTTCCGTCTCGCGGGTGGAAATGATCATCCCCGTATACGGGACGGCGAGGCGAATACACGCGGTGATCTTGGCGAACGTGTCGTCGTCGATGCCTCCGTCGAACTCGTCGGGATCGATGTCGTCCGCTCTTTTTACGCGAGGGACGCTGATCGTGTGCGGACCGACGCCGTGAACGGCTTCTAAATGCTCCGCGTGCATCAAAAGCCCCGCGAATTCGTACTTATAGAGTTCCAGCCCGAACAGGACGCCCAAGCCGACGTCGTCGATGCCGCCTTCCATCGCGCGGTCCATCGCTTCGGTGTGATAGGCGTAATCGTGTTTGGGTCCGGTCGGATGCAGTTTTAAGTAGCTTTCTTTATGGTAGGTCTCTTGGAAAAGAATATAAGTTCCGATGCCCGCCTCTTTGAGTTTGCGGTAGTTTTCGACGGTAGTCGCCGCGATATTTACGTTTACGCGGCGGATATCCCCGTTTTTATGATGCACGCCGTAAATGGTTTTGATGCAGTCGAGGATATATTCGATCGGGTTATTGACGGGGTCTTCGCCCGACTCGATGGCAAGGCGCTTATGCCCCATATCCTGCAACGCGATCACTTCCGCTTTGACCTCTTCTTGGGTAAGTTTTTTGCGCGGAATGCGCTTGTTTTTGACGTGATACGGGCAGTAGACGCATCCGTTCACGCAATAATTGGAAAGGTAAAGCGGCGCGAAGATCACGATGCGGTTGCCGTAAAACGCGAGCTTGATCTCCTCCGCGATTTTTTCGATCTCGCGATTGATCTCCGGATCTTCGCAAGCAAGCAAGACGGATGCTTCGCGATGCGTTAAGCCGCGGCATTCGTAACCCGCCTTGCCCTTAACGGGGCGAGCTTTATCAAGGATCTCTCGGATCAAAGGCAGATCGTTTTTGTGTTCCTCGGCGTATGCGAGGGTGGCGCGGATCTCTTCATCGTTTATAAATTCCTCCGCGCAGAGGGATTTTTTATCGTAAACGGACATTTCGGTTTCCTCCTTATTCCATTATTTTTTTATCGCAGGGATCGCCGCGCGAAACGACGATCTTATAGCCGATCGAATCCATCCGCTTTTCAAGGCAGGCAATGCACCGAGCGGATTCTTCCCCCGTGCAGACTTTTCCGTCGTAGAGGGTATATTTCTTTTTTGCGGAGAGCGGCGACAGATTGGGCATAATGACGTTCGCGCCCGCCGAGATTCCCTTTTCCCGCCCGCGCGGATCGAGGGTGGCGAGCGCCGTCGTAGCGGGGAGAAGGACGTTCGGCAGGATCAAGCGAATGACAGACAGAAGGAAGAGGGTCAATTCCGTCGAACCGCTCGCCTTATCTCCGAAAGGCGTGTCCTTTTGCGGGATAAACGGTCCGATCCCGCACATCTCCGGGCGAAAGGTTTCCAAAAACCGAAGGTCTTTCGCGAGCGTCTCCGGCGTCTGACAGGGGGACCCGACCATAAACCCACATCCGACTTGGTAGCCGATCTCCCGCAAGTCGTACAAGCAGCGCATCCTGTTTTCAAAGGAACATTCGGCGGGATGCAGTTTCGCGTAATGTGCGGCGTCCGCAGTTTCGTGCCGCAAAAGATAGCGATCCGCGCCCGCGTCGAACAGTCTTTTGAAGCTTTGCTTTCCGCGTTCGCCGAGCGACAAGGTCACCGCGCAATCCGGGAAGCGCGCTTTGATCGAAGCGATCAACCCGCAAAGCAAGTCGTCCGTGTAAAACGGGTCTTCACCGCCTTGGAGAACGAACGTCCTGAAACCCAAGGCGTATCCGCTCTTGCAACAATCGAGGATCTCTTCCGCCGAAAGGCGATATCTCTCGCATCTTTTATTGCTTCTGCGAATGCCGCAATAGTAGCAATCGTTTTTACAATAATTTCCGATCTCGATCAGTCCGCGAATGAAAACGTCGGTCCCGTACGCGCTTTTGCGGACGGCTTCCGCCCTCTCCCGCAAATATTCCGCGGTCGATTCGGATCTTCTGCGAATGAGCTCCGCATACTCTTCGGAATCGAGGCAACGCTCCGCCGCGAGTTTTTCCGCAAGAAAGAGCGCTTCGTCTTTCATTTCGCGGACAAAGCCGACTTTACGCTGATCCCGGAGATCGACCCGATCTTCCCGGCGAGCGTCGAGATCACGTCCTGCGGCGCGTCCAGCGCGACGCAAATGATATTGATATTCTTTTCTTTATAGGGTAATCCCATCCTTCCGATAACGAATCTGCGATACTCGTGAAGGATCCCGTTGAGCTTATCCACGGATTCCGGGTCTTCCACGATAATGCTGATGACTGCGACTCTTGTTCCCATTGCTTTTTTTCCTCCGTTTTTTCCGTTCCGAATAAAAAATGCCGTACGGCAAAAAGTACGGCAATCAAAAAAATCCCTTGAATTGTCATACCTTTCGCGCAGCTTTCGCTTTGAGTCAGGAACGATGCTTTTATTCTACAAGCGAATCTTTTCTTTGTCAAGCGACTTCGCGGAGTTCGCCCTTTCGATCGCTTGAAGCGGCGAAGAAAACTGCGGCAAACCTTCGCCCTCTTTTTCTTTCCGCAAAGAGACCGCTTTCCCCCAATCAAAAGAAAAACGATCGACCGAAAAAACGATTTTCCGGTTCGTTCGAAACGCGGATCAGACGCGCGTCTTCCGTTCTTGCCTACGATTGTGAAAAAATTTTCATATTTTTTCGAAAAATCCCTTGACGGCGGGAAACGAACGTTGTACGCTATTATTGTTAGCGAACACTGTTCGCCAATTTCGAAGGAGGCGTTATGATCCGAAACAAAGACTTTCATCACGAAAAGATCCTCGAAGCCGCGACGGCTGAATTCTCGGAGTACGGGTTCGCAGACGCGTCAATGCGTCGGATCGCCGCCGCCGCGGGGATGAGCGCTTCCGGGCTTTATAAACACTTTGCGAGCAAGGAAGAAATGTTCGCCGCCATCGTGGAACCTGCCTACCTCGGGCTCGTCGGCTTATACCGCAAAGAAGAGAGCGCGCAGCGGGAGATCATCGGCGCCGGGGATTTATACAACTGGGAAGACGGCAACGACGCGAAACTCGCAATCTCCTACATTTACGATCACCGGGACGCATTTCGCCTTTTGATCTGCAAATCGCAGGGAACGAAGTTCGAATCCTTTTTGCACGACTTAGCCGCCGTCGAAGAAGAAATGACGCTCTCCTTTATGGATGAGTTGAAAAACCGAGGCGTAAAGATCAAAGAGTTCCGACTGAAAGAACTTCATCTTCTGACAACCGCGAATATAAACGCGATCTTTCAAGCGATCGAGCATGATTTTTCAAGGGAAGAGGCGATGCATTACGCCGATACTTTGGACGAATTCTTCTCGAAAGCTTGGAGCTCGTTTTTCGGCTATTAACGTCTTTCAAAACCAAATCGGGAAAGGCGTTTTATTATAAACGTAGGTTAGCCTTAGCTAACCAAGGAGGTATTTAACGATATGAGTGGGCAACTTGAAAAACCAAGCGTGAACGGCGCCAAAGATCGGCTCTTAAACGGAAGCATTATAAAAACGATGCTTTCTTTAAGCATCCCCGCGATCCTCGGCATGGTGGTCATCGGTCTGTACAACTTTATGGACGCCGTCTTCGTCGGGAGAATGGTCGGGTCGGCGGCGATGACCGCGGTAAAAGTGTCGTATCCTTTTACCCTTTTGAACAGCGGCGTTTCGACTCTGATCGGAACGGGCTCCGCTTCTCTCCTTTCCAGAGCGATCGGGAAGAAAGATCAAGAGACCGTCGACAAGATTATGGGCAACCTGATCGCGCTCGTCCTGATCTTATCCGCCGTCATCACGGCAGTCGGCTTGATCTTTACAAAACCGATGCTTATGCTGTCGGGAGCCAAAGGCGAGATCCTTTCCGAAGCGAACAGGTATTTGAAAATCGTGTTTATCGGATCGCTTTTCGTCAACTTCGCACAAGCGTCCAACATGGTGATGCGCGGTGAAGGGAAACTCAAAAAAGCGATGATGATCATGGGCTCCGGCGCGATCCTCAACATCGCTCTCGATCCCCTTCTCATTCTTGCGTTCGGAAAAGCGAACGGCATTCTCGGCGCCGCAACCGCGACGCTGACGGCGCAGGTCTTCCAAGCCGTGCTTGCCCTTCTCTATTTCCTCAAAATGAGCGATACCGTAAAGATTCATAAGATCCGCATCTTCGGTTCGATCGCGAAGCCCGTCCTCGCCGTCGGCGTCTCTGCGATGATGATGCAGGTCTTATCGATGGTCCAGCAAACCATTATGTACAACACCGCCGCGCGTTGGGGCGGCGATCAATGGCAGACCATTCTCGGCGCGGCTCTCAGCCTGCAAGCGTTTTCGTTCATTCCGCTCTGGGGCATCAGCCAAGGCTATCAGCCCGCGGTCGGGACGAACTACGGCGCAAAAGAATTCGGTCGCGTCCGCTCCTTTACCAAAGCGTTTATGGTGGCGGCAACCGTCCTTGCGGCTCTGTTTTATATTCCCATTATGGCGGCGCCCAAGGCGATGCTTTCGATGTTTATCCGCGATGCGGAAATCGCCGTCGCGGGCGCGCCGATGCTTCGCGTCTTGTTCTCCGCGTACATCACTTACGGCGTGTTGATCC is a window of Clostridia bacterium DNA encoding:
- the hydG gene encoding [FeFe] hydrogenase H-cluster radical SAM maturase HydG, which gives rise to MSVYDKKSLCAEEFINDEEIRATLAYAEEHKNDLPLIREILDKARPVKGKAGYECRGLTHREASVLLACEDPEINREIEKIAEEIKLAFYGNRIVIFAPLYLSNYCVNGCVYCPYHVKNKRIPRKKLTQEEVKAEVIALQDMGHKRLAIESGEDPVNNPIEYILDCIKTIYGVHHKNGDIRRVNVNIAATTVENYRKLKEAGIGTYILFQETYHKESYLKLHPTGPKHDYAYHTEAMDRAMEGGIDDVGLGVLFGLELYKYEFAGLLMHAEHLEAVHGVGPHTISVPRVKRADDIDPDEFDGGIDDDTFAKITACIRLAVPYTGMIISTRETEKVRSRLLRLGISQVSGGSRTSVGGYAGYSADERPHDTEQFDVSDQRSLDEVVRWLMENGHVPSFCTACYREGRTGDRFMSLCKSGQILNCCHPNALMTLSEYLEDYASAETKEVGYKMIERELDRIPKERVRAITEQHIQEIKTSDHRDFRF
- the hydE gene encoding [FeFe] hydrogenase H-cluster radical SAM maturase HydE, with product MKDEALFLAEKLAAERCLDSEEYAELIRRRSESTAEYLRERAEAVRKSAYGTDVFIRGLIEIGNYCKNDCYYCGIRRSNKRCERYRLSAEEILDCCKSGYALGFRTFVLQGGEDPFYTDDLLCGLIASIKARFPDCAVTLSLGERGKQSFKRLFDAGADRYLLRHETADAAHYAKLHPAECSFENRMRCLYDLREIGYQVGCGFMVGSPCQTPETLAKDLRFLETFRPEMCGIGPFIPQKDTPFGDKASGSTELTLFLLSVIRLILPNVLLPATTALATLDPRGREKGISAGANVIMPNLSPLSAKKKYTLYDGKVCTGEESARCIACLEKRMDSIGYKIVVSRGDPCDKKIME
- a CDS encoding iron-only hydrogenase system regulator codes for the protein MGTRVAVISIIVEDPESVDKLNGILHEYRRFVIGRMGLPYKEKNINIICVALDAPQDVISTLAGKIGSISGISVKSALSAK
- a CDS encoding TetR/AcrR family transcriptional regulator; protein product: MIRNKDFHHEKILEAATAEFSEYGFADASMRRIAAAAGMSASGLYKHFASKEEMFAAIVEPAYLGLVGLYRKEESAQREIIGAGDLYNWEDGNDAKLAISYIYDHRDAFRLLICKSQGTKFESFLHDLAAVEEEMTLSFMDELKNRGVKIKEFRLKELHLLTTANINAIFQAIEHDFSREEAMHYADTLDEFFSKAWSSFFGY
- a CDS encoding MATE family efflux transporter, coding for MSGQLEKPSVNGAKDRLLNGSIIKTMLSLSIPAILGMVVIGLYNFMDAVFVGRMVGSAAMTAVKVSYPFTLLNSGVSTLIGTGSASLLSRAIGKKDQETVDKIMGNLIALVLILSAVITAVGLIFTKPMLMLSGAKGEILSEANRYLKIVFIGSLFVNFAQASNMVMRGEGKLKKAMMIMGSGAILNIALDPLLILAFGKANGILGAATATLTAQVFQAVLALLYFLKMSDTVKIHKIRIFGSIAKPVLAVGVSAMMMQVLSMVQQTIMYNTAARWGGDQWQTILGAALSLQAFSFIPLWGISQGYQPAVGTNYGAKEFGRVRSFTKAFMVAATVLAALFYIPIMAAPKAMLSMFIRDAEIAVAGAPMLRVLFSAYITYGVLILAITFFQAMGKAGNAAILTLLRQVILFLPLVIALPYAWGVKGVFYAQLITDAVVLLLGVALLILAFKKMRKEELILSVAE